A single window of Vibrio alfacsensis DNA harbors:
- the ilvM gene encoding acetolactate synthase 2 small subunit yields the protein MDRYLLDIKADDKPVLLERVLRVIRHRGFVIKQVAATQNHESKVASVEIIVDSDRPISFLVNQIEKLWDIRTVEVLKIRNDELPNHNLQQHVSA from the coding sequence ATGGACAGATATTTACTCGACATCAAAGCCGATGATAAACCGGTATTGTTGGAGCGCGTTCTTCGTGTGATTCGTCACCGAGGCTTTGTGATCAAACAAGTCGCTGCTACCCAAAACCACGAAAGCAAAGTAGCCAGCGTAGAGATCATCGTCGACAGCGATCGACCTATCTCGTTTTTGGTCAATCAAATTGAGAAGTTGTGGGACATTCGCACCGTTGAAGTACTTAAGATCCGCAACGATGAACTCCCAAATCACAACTTACAACAACACGTGAGTGCATAA
- the ilvE gene encoding branched-chain-amino-acid transaminase — protein sequence MATKTADFIWFNGEMVPWAEANVHVLTHAMHYGTSVFEGVRCYNTPKGPIVFRHREHAQRLKDSAKIYRFPIPFSVEEIMEATRETLRQNKLDSAYIRPLGFVGNVGLGVCPPVGTEMDLIIAAFPWGSYLGEEALEAGVDAMISSWNRAAPNTIPTAAKAGGNYLSSLLVGGEARRHGYDEGIALSVDGYLSEGAGENIFVIKNGVITTPPATSAILPGITRDSIMTIARDKGYEVREANIAREALYLADEVFMTGTAAEVVPVATIDKIEVGTGKRGPITKELQAAYFGLFNGTIEDKWGWLDYVYPEQK from the coding sequence ATGGCAACGAAAACTGCAGATTTCATTTGGTTTAATGGTGAGATGGTTCCGTGGGCAGAGGCGAACGTTCACGTTCTGACTCACGCAATGCACTACGGCACCTCTGTATTTGAAGGCGTACGCTGCTACAACACGCCAAAAGGACCAATTGTTTTCCGTCACCGTGAGCATGCACAACGTTTAAAAGACTCTGCCAAGATTTACCGCTTCCCGATCCCATTCTCTGTAGAAGAAATCATGGAAGCAACACGCGAAACCCTTCGCCAGAACAAACTCGACAGTGCTTACATTCGTCCATTGGGTTTTGTCGGTAATGTTGGCTTAGGCGTATGTCCTCCAGTTGGCACAGAGATGGACCTGATCATTGCGGCTTTCCCTTGGGGATCTTACTTGGGTGAAGAAGCGCTAGAAGCTGGCGTTGATGCCATGATCTCTAGCTGGAATCGCGCAGCTCCTAACACCATCCCTACTGCGGCTAAAGCAGGCGGTAACTACCTGTCTTCACTGTTGGTTGGCGGTGAAGCACGTCGCCATGGTTACGACGAGGGTATCGCTCTGAGCGTCGATGGTTATCTATCGGAAGGGGCGGGTGAAAACATCTTTGTTATCAAAAACGGCGTGATCACCACACCACCAGCAACCAGTGCAATTTTGCCGGGCATCACTCGTGATTCAATCATGACCATCGCACGCGATAAAGGTTATGAAGTGCGCGAAGCGAACATTGCGCGTGAAGCACTTTACCTTGCCGATGAAGTCTTTATGACAGGTACCGCAGCCGAAGTTGTGCCAGTAGCAACCATCGACAAAATTGAAGTGGGCACCGGTAAACGCGGCCCAATCACTAAAGAACTGCAAGCGGCCTACTTTGGCCTATTTAACGGCACCATAGAAGATAAGTGGGGCTGGTTAGACTATGTGTACCCAGAACAGAAGTAA
- the ilvD gene encoding dihydroxy-acid dehydratase gives MPKYRSATTTHGRNMAGARALWRATGVKDEDFGKPIIAVVNSFTQFVPGHVHLKDMGQLVAREIEKAGGIAKEFNTIAVDDGIAMGHGGMLYSLPSRELIADSVEYMVNAHCADAMVCISNCDKITPGMLMASMRLNIPVIFVSGGPMEAGKTKLSDQIIKLDLVDAMIQGADPKVSDEQSEQIERSACPTCGSCSGMFTANSMNCLTEALGLSQPGNGSMLATHADREQLFLNAGRRIVELTRRYYEQDDESALPRNIATFDAFENAMALDIAMGGSTNTILHLLAAAQEGEVDFDMEDIDRLSRQVPHLCKVAPSTQKYHMEDVHRAGGVMAILGELDRAGLLHNQARTVLGLSMKEQLAKYDIIQTEDEDVLKFFRAGPAGIRTTQAFSQDCRWDRLDDDRAEGCIRTKENAFSQEGGLAVLSGNIALDGCIVKTAGVDESIHKFTGPAVVFESQEDAVEGILGGKVKACDVVVIRYEGPKGGPGMQEMLYPTTYLKSMGLGKECALLTDGRFSGGTSGLSIGHASPEAANGGAIGLVKQGDIIAIDIPNRSISLQVSEQELAERRAKQDELGWKPVDRQREVSFALKAYASMATSADKGAVRDKSKLEG, from the coding sequence ATGCCAAAATATAGATCAGCTACCACCACACATGGTCGTAACATGGCGGGGGCTCGCGCACTGTGGCGTGCAACAGGCGTAAAAGATGAAGACTTCGGTAAGCCAATCATCGCTGTCGTCAACTCGTTTACTCAATTTGTTCCGGGTCACGTACACCTAAAAGACATGGGTCAGCTTGTCGCACGTGAAATCGAAAAAGCCGGCGGCATCGCTAAAGAATTCAATACCATCGCGGTTGATGATGGTATCGCAATGGGTCACGGCGGTATGCTGTACTCACTGCCATCTCGTGAACTGATCGCTGACTCTGTGGAGTACATGGTGAACGCACACTGTGCTGATGCGATGGTGTGTATCTCTAACTGTGACAAAATCACTCCGGGAATGTTGATGGCATCTATGCGTCTTAACATCCCTGTTATCTTTGTCTCTGGTGGCCCGATGGAAGCGGGTAAAACCAAACTTTCTGATCAGATCATCAAGCTAGACCTTGTTGATGCAATGATCCAAGGCGCGGATCCAAAAGTGTCTGATGAGCAAAGCGAGCAGATCGAGCGCAGTGCATGTCCAACTTGTGGATCGTGTTCAGGCATGTTTACCGCAAACTCGATGAACTGCCTAACGGAAGCACTAGGTCTTTCTCAACCTGGCAACGGCTCTATGCTGGCAACGCACGCAGACCGTGAACAACTGTTCCTTAATGCAGGTCGTCGTATCGTTGAACTGACTCGTCGTTACTACGAACAAGATGACGAATCCGCACTGCCACGCAACATCGCTACGTTTGATGCCTTCGAAAACGCCATGGCACTGGACATCGCAATGGGCGGCTCGACCAACACCATTCTGCACCTACTGGCAGCGGCGCAAGAAGGCGAAGTGGATTTCGATATGGAAGATATCGATCGCCTATCTCGCCAAGTACCACACCTATGTAAAGTGGCACCATCTACTCAGAAGTATCACATGGAAGACGTGCACCGCGCTGGTGGCGTAATGGCGATTCTTGGTGAGTTAGACCGTGCGGGTCTACTGCACAACCAAGCTCGTACCGTACTTGGCCTTTCGATGAAAGAGCAGTTGGCGAAATACGACATCATTCAAACCGAAGACGAAGACGTACTTAAGTTCTTCCGAGCTGGCCCTGCTGGCATTCGTACCACCCAAGCCTTCTCACAAGACTGCCGCTGGGATCGTCTTGATGACGACCGTGCAGAAGGTTGTATTCGCACCAAAGAAAACGCCTTTAGCCAAGAAGGTGGCCTAGCCGTTCTATCAGGCAACATCGCACTGGATGGCTGTATCGTTAAAACAGCAGGCGTTGATGAGAGCATTCATAAGTTCACAGGCCCAGCCGTAGTATTTGAAAGCCAAGAAGACGCCGTTGAGGGTATCTTGGGTGGCAAAGTAAAAGCATGCGATGTGGTTGTTATCCGCTACGAAGGCCCTAAAGGTGGTCCGGGCATGCAAGAAATGCTTTACCCAACCACTTACCTAAAATCAATGGGCCTTGGCAAAGAGTGTGCACTTCTGACTGACGGCCGTTTCTCAGGTGGCACATCAGGTCTGTCTATTGGCCACGCTTCTCCTGAAGCAGCAAACGGCGGTGCGATTGGTTTGGTGAAGCAAGGCGACATTATTGCGATTGATATTCCAAACCGTTCAATTTCACTCCAAGTGTCTGAACAAGAACTTGCTGAGCGCCGTGCAAAACAAGACGAGTTAGGCTGGAAGCCTGTTGACCGTCAACGTGAAGTATCATTTGCACTTAAAGCGTATGCAAGCATGGCAACCAGTGCTGACAAAGGTGCAGTACGAGACAAATCTAAGCTCGAGGGCTAG
- the ilvA gene encoding threonine ammonia-lyase, biosynthetic has protein sequence MSQPFPLKQESQSGADYLRQILRAPVYEVATVTPLQEMPRLAARIGNHVQIKREDRQPVHSFKLRGAYNMVASLSEEQKAAGVIAASAGNHAQGMALSGTKLGIKTTIVMPKTTPDIKVDAVRGFGGNVVLHGSNFDEAKAEAERLSELNGYTFVPPFDHPLVIAGQGTIGMEMLQQNGHLDYIFVPVGGGGLAAGVAVLVKQLMPEIKVIAVEPEDSSCLKAALDAGEPVVLDQVSMFADGVAVKRIGEETFRLCQKYIDGHIAVSSDEICAAVKDIFEDTRAIAEPSGALALAGLKKFAEQHKLKGKNLGTVLSGANTNFHGLRYVSERCELGEKREGLLAVTIPERQGAFFEFCNLIGGRAVTEFNYRYNDDALANIFVGVRLQGGQEELENIIHDLRDGGYPVVDLSDDEMAKLHVRYMIGGKPSKPLKERLYSFEFPEYPGALLKFLSTLGTHWNISLFNYRNHGADYGRVLCGFELDESDLAQFSTHLRELGYQCKDETDNPSYKFFLS, from the coding sequence ATGAGTCAACCCTTTCCCTTAAAACAAGAAAGCCAATCTGGTGCAGATTATCTGCGCCAGATCTTGCGTGCTCCTGTATATGAAGTCGCGACTGTCACACCTTTGCAAGAGATGCCTCGCCTTGCTGCTCGTATTGGCAACCATGTGCAAATCAAACGTGAAGATCGCCAACCCGTGCACTCGTTCAAATTGCGCGGTGCATATAACATGGTGGCAAGTCTGTCTGAAGAGCAAAAAGCCGCAGGTGTCATCGCAGCATCTGCAGGTAACCACGCTCAAGGCATGGCACTTTCTGGTACTAAGCTAGGCATCAAGACCACTATCGTGATGCCAAAAACCACACCAGACATCAAAGTTGATGCGGTACGTGGCTTTGGTGGCAACGTGGTGCTGCACGGCAGTAACTTTGATGAGGCCAAAGCCGAGGCAGAGCGTCTATCTGAATTAAACGGGTACACCTTTGTCCCTCCCTTCGATCATCCACTGGTGATTGCAGGTCAAGGTACCATCGGCATGGAAATGCTGCAGCAAAATGGTCACCTTGATTACATCTTCGTTCCCGTCGGTGGTGGCGGTTTGGCTGCGGGTGTTGCGGTACTTGTGAAGCAGCTCATGCCAGAAATCAAAGTGATTGCGGTCGAGCCAGAAGATTCTTCATGCCTTAAAGCCGCTTTAGATGCGGGTGAGCCAGTGGTACTAGACCAAGTCAGCATGTTTGCCGATGGTGTCGCTGTAAAACGCATTGGCGAAGAAACTTTCCGCCTGTGCCAGAAGTACATTGATGGTCATATCGCAGTATCCAGTGACGAAATCTGCGCCGCAGTAAAAGACATCTTTGAAGACACTCGCGCCATTGCTGAGCCGTCTGGCGCATTGGCTCTGGCGGGTTTGAAGAAGTTTGCTGAACAGCACAAGTTGAAAGGTAAAAACCTAGGTACAGTACTGTCTGGCGCCAACACCAACTTCCATGGTCTGCGTTATGTTTCTGAGCGCTGTGAACTGGGTGAGAAACGTGAGGGGCTACTTGCCGTCACCATTCCTGAGCGTCAAGGTGCATTCTTTGAGTTCTGTAACTTGATTGGCGGTCGTGCAGTGACCGAGTTTAACTACCGCTACAACGATGATGCACTGGCGAATATCTTTGTCGGTGTGCGTTTGCAAGGCGGTCAGGAAGAGCTCGAAAACATCATTCACGACCTACGTGATGGTGGCTACCCTGTCGTTGACCTGTCTGATGACGAAATGGCGAAACTGCACGTACGCTATATGATCGGCGGAAAGCCATCGAAACCGCTCAAAGAACGCCTCTACAGCTTTGAATTTCCCGAATATCCGGGAGCACTACTTAAGTTCTTGAGCACACTAGGTACCCATTGGAATATCAGCTTATTCAACTATCGTAACCATGGTGCCGATTACGGCCGTGTTTTGTGTGGTTTTGAGCTAGATGAGAGCGACTTAGCTCAGTTTTCTACGCATTTACGCGAACTTGGCTACCAATGCAAAGACGAAACAGATAACCCATCGTACAAATTCTTTTTGTCTTAA
- the punC gene encoding purine nucleoside transporter PunC — protein MKISKLQLIYLAALSMLGFIATDMYLPAFKAMEVDFATGPEQIALSLTVFLIGMAFGQLMWGLASDKFGHRNTLAAGLVVFTIASFGLAFSDQVWQLLALRFVQAIGVCAPAVIWQAMVIKRHSSNSQQIFATIMPLVALSPALAPQLGVLLADNFGWHSIFVALTFMGVLLVTATMLQKNEAVEVKQTSMSADIKALLSSKTYLGNVFMFATASAAFFAYLTGMPEIMSQLGYEAKDIGLSFIPQTIAFMAGGYFGKVGVRKFGDEKVLRQLIGLFSVAALLIFIASQWELTSIWPILAPFCLIAVANGAMYPIVVNRALASAQQSPATAAGLQNSLQITVSSLSSALVASMASQAQMVTGVAIVICMGGMWMGYILSNRDLSKHFTTPNNARVVREEEL, from the coding sequence ATGAAAATATCAAAACTCCAGCTTATCTACCTTGCTGCCCTATCCATGCTCGGCTTTATTGCGACCGACATGTACTTACCTGCATTCAAAGCGATGGAAGTCGACTTTGCGACAGGACCAGAACAAATCGCACTATCATTGACCGTATTTCTTATTGGTATGGCTTTTGGTCAGTTGATGTGGGGTTTAGCTTCAGACAAGTTTGGACACCGTAATACACTGGCAGCAGGCTTAGTGGTCTTTACCATTGCATCATTTGGTTTAGCATTTAGCGATCAAGTATGGCAACTATTGGCATTGCGCTTTGTTCAAGCGATCGGCGTATGTGCTCCTGCAGTGATCTGGCAAGCTATGGTGATAAAGCGTCACTCAAGTAATAGTCAGCAAATTTTTGCGACCATTATGCCATTAGTGGCTTTATCACCAGCGTTGGCCCCTCAACTCGGCGTCTTGCTGGCAGATAATTTTGGCTGGCACAGTATCTTCGTCGCACTGACTTTCATGGGTGTTTTGCTAGTGACAGCAACCATGCTACAAAAAAATGAAGCCGTAGAAGTAAAACAAACCAGTATGTCTGCTGATATCAAGGCACTGCTCAGCTCTAAAACATACTTAGGTAACGTGTTCATGTTTGCGACCGCTTCTGCAGCATTCTTTGCTTACCTAACAGGCATGCCAGAAATCATGTCACAACTCGGTTACGAAGCGAAAGACATTGGGTTGAGCTTTATTCCACAAACTATCGCTTTCATGGCTGGTGGCTACTTCGGTAAAGTTGGTGTACGCAAGTTTGGGGATGAGAAAGTACTGCGTCAGTTAATTGGTCTATTCAGCGTCGCTGCGTTACTGATTTTCATTGCATCACAGTGGGAATTAACGTCCATCTGGCCAATCCTAGCGCCATTTTGCTTAATCGCTGTGGCAAACGGGGCGATGTACCCAATCGTAGTAAACCGCGCGTTAGCAAGCGCACAGCAAAGCCCAGCAACAGCCGCTGGTCTGCAAAATAGCCTTCAAATTACCGTGAGCAGCCTATCTAGCGCATTGGTTGCTTCAATGGCAAGCCAAGCTCAAATGGTGACAGGTGTTGCTATTGTAATCTGTATGGGAGGGATGTGGATGGGTTACATCCTGTCGAATCGCGACCTGTCTAAGCATTTTACGACTCCAAACAACGCACGAGTGGTTAGAGAAGAAGAACTCTGA
- the glmU gene encoding bifunctional UDP-N-acetylglucosamine diphosphorylase/glucosamine-1-phosphate N-acetyltransferase GlmU: MKFSAVILAAGKGTRMYSNKPKVLHTLAGKPMAKHVIDTCSGLGAQNIHLVYGHGGDQMQTTLAKEPVNWILQAEQLGTGHAVDQASPHFEDDEKILVLYGDVPLISEETIESLLDAQPTGGIALLTVVLDNPTGYGRIVRKNGPVVAIVEQKDATEEQKMIKEINTGVMVATGGDLKRWLSGLNNQNAQGEYYLTDVIAAAHDEGRAVEAVHPVNAIEVEGVNDRAQLARLERAFQSMQAQKLLEQGVMLRDPARFDLRGELQCGMDCEIDVNVIIEGSVSLGDNVVIGTGCVLKDCEIDDNTIVRPYSVIEGATVGEECTIGPFTRLRPGAEMRNDSHVGNFVEVKNARIGEGSKANHLTYLGDAEIGQRTNIGAGTITCNYDGANKFKTVIGNDVFVGSDSQLVAPVTIADGATIGAGTTLTKDVAENELVITRVKERKIAGWQRPVKQK; this comes from the coding sequence ATGAAATTTAGCGCGGTTATCCTCGCTGCGGGCAAAGGGACTCGCATGTACTCTAATAAGCCAAAGGTACTTCATACCTTGGCTGGCAAGCCGATGGCGAAACACGTTATCGACACTTGCAGTGGTTTAGGTGCTCAGAATATTCATTTGGTCTATGGGCATGGTGGCGACCAAATGCAGACGACGCTAGCGAAAGAGCCAGTGAATTGGATTCTGCAAGCGGAGCAGCTAGGAACTGGTCACGCGGTTGATCAAGCATCGCCTCATTTTGAAGATGATGAGAAAATCCTCGTTCTTTATGGTGATGTTCCGCTGATTTCAGAAGAAACCATTGAAAGCTTGCTTGATGCTCAGCCTACGGGCGGTATTGCATTGCTTACGGTTGTGCTTGATAACCCAACCGGCTATGGCCGTATTGTTCGTAAAAATGGCCCTGTGGTTGCGATCGTAGAACAAAAAGATGCGACCGAAGAACAAAAAATGATTAAAGAGATCAACACTGGCGTTATGGTGGCGACTGGTGGTGATCTGAAGCGTTGGTTGTCTGGCTTAAACAACCAAAACGCACAAGGCGAATACTACTTAACCGACGTGATTGCGGCTGCGCACGACGAAGGTCGTGCCGTTGAAGCGGTACATCCTGTGAATGCGATTGAAGTTGAGGGTGTAAACGACCGTGCTCAACTGGCTCGTCTTGAGCGTGCATTCCAGTCAATGCAAGCCCAGAAACTGTTAGAGCAGGGCGTGATGCTCCGTGATCCTGCACGTTTTGATCTCCGCGGTGAACTTCAATGTGGCATGGACTGTGAGATCGATGTGAACGTGATCATCGAGGGCAGTGTATCACTGGGTGATAATGTTGTGATCGGTACTGGCTGTGTTCTTAAAGACTGTGAAATCGACGATAACACCATTGTTCGTCCGTACAGTGTGATTGAAGGTGCCACTGTTGGTGAAGAATGTACGATTGGACCATTTACTCGTCTTCGTCCTGGTGCGGAGATGCGTAACGATTCTCACGTGGGTAACTTCGTAGAAGTGAAAAACGCACGTATTGGTGAAGGCTCTAAAGCGAACCACCTGACTTACCTAGGTGATGCTGAGATTGGTCAACGTACTAACATTGGTGCAGGCACCATCACTTGCAACTACGATGGTGCGAACAAATTTAAGACCGTTATTGGTAACGACGTTTTTGTTGGTTCAGATAGTCAGCTTGTTGCGCCAGTGACGATTGCTGATGGAGCAACGATTGGTGCAGGTACCACGTTGACTAAAGATGTGGCTGAAAATGAACTCGTGATTACTCGCGTGAAAGAGCGAAAAATTGCGGGTTGGCAACGCCCAGTAAAACAAAAGTAA
- a CDS encoding F0F1 ATP synthase subunit epsilon has translation MAPITFHLDVVSAEKQIFSGRVETFQVTGSEGELGIFHGHTPLLSAIKPGMVRIVKQHGHEEFIYVSGGMVEVQPGTATVLADTAIRGEDLDAAKAEEAKRRAEEQIQNQHGDMDFAQVASELAKAIAQLRVIELTKQRR, from the coding sequence ATGGCACCAATAACCTTTCACCTAGACGTGGTAAGCGCAGAGAAGCAAATTTTCTCAGGTCGTGTTGAGACGTTTCAGGTGACCGGTAGTGAGGGTGAGCTTGGTATTTTCCATGGCCACACTCCGCTGCTGTCCGCTATTAAGCCTGGTATGGTGCGTATTGTGAAACAGCACGGCCACGAAGAGTTCATTTATGTCTCTGGTGGTATGGTCGAAGTTCAGCCGGGTACTGCTACAGTACTGGCTGATACAGCGATTCGTGGTGAAGATCTAGACGCAGCTAAGGCTGAAGAAGCTAAACGTCGCGCTGAGGAGCAAATCCAGAATCAGCACGGTGATATGGACTTCGCACAAGTGGCCAGCGAACTGGCTAAAGCCATTGCTCAGCTACGAGTTATCGAGCTGACGAAACAGCGCCGTTAA
- the atpD gene encoding F0F1 ATP synthase subunit beta: MATGKIVQIIGAVVDVEFPQSDVPSVYDALNVTDSKERLVLEVQQQLGGGVVRCIVMGSSDGLRRGVEVVNTGAPISVPVGTKTLGRIMNVLGDAIDECGEIGAEETYSIHRQAPSYEEQSNETALLETGVKVIDLVCPFAKGGKIGLFGGAGVGKTVNMMELINNIALQHSGLSVFAGVGERTREGNDFYFEMQEAGVVNVEKPEESKVAMVYGQMNEPPGNRLRVALTGLTMAEKFRDEGRDVLLFVDNIYRYTLAGTEVSALLGRMPSAVGYQPTLAEEMGVLQERITSTKHGSITSVQAVYVPADDLTDPSPATTFAHLDATVVLNRNIAAMGLYPAIDPLDSTSRMLDPLVVGQEHYDVARGVQQTLQRYKELKDIIAILGMDELSEDDKQVVSRARKIERFLTQPYHVAEVFTGDPGVYVPLKETLRGFKGLLAGEYDDIPEQAFMYCGTIDDAIENAKKL, translated from the coding sequence ATGGCTACAGGTAAGATCGTACAGATCATCGGTGCGGTAGTCGACGTAGAGTTCCCACAGAGCGATGTACCAAGTGTATACGACGCTCTAAACGTAACGGACTCAAAAGAGCGTCTAGTTCTTGAAGTTCAACAACAGCTAGGCGGTGGCGTAGTTCGTTGTATCGTAATGGGTAGCTCTGATGGTTTACGTCGTGGAGTTGAAGTGGTTAACACTGGCGCTCCAATTTCAGTACCAGTAGGTACTAAAACACTAGGTCGTATCATGAACGTCCTAGGTGACGCGATTGATGAGTGTGGTGAGATCGGTGCGGAAGAGACATACTCTATCCACCGTCAAGCGCCAAGCTACGAAGAGCAATCAAACGAAACGGCACTTCTAGAAACAGGTGTTAAGGTAATCGACTTGGTTTGTCCATTCGCTAAGGGTGGTAAAATCGGTCTATTCGGTGGTGCAGGTGTAGGTAAGACCGTTAACATGATGGAACTTATCAACAACATCGCACTACAACACTCTGGTCTATCCGTATTTGCGGGTGTTGGTGAGCGTACTCGTGAAGGTAACGATTTCTACTTTGAGATGCAGGAAGCGGGCGTTGTAAACGTTGAGAAGCCTGAAGAATCAAAAGTAGCGATGGTTTACGGTCAGATGAACGAGCCACCAGGTAACCGTCTACGTGTTGCACTGACGGGTCTAACAATGGCAGAGAAGTTCCGTGACGAAGGTCGTGACGTACTGCTATTCGTAGATAACATCTACCGTTACACACTAGCAGGTACAGAAGTATCAGCACTTCTAGGTCGTATGCCATCTGCGGTAGGTTACCAGCCAACACTTGCAGAAGAGATGGGTGTACTTCAGGAACGTATCACGTCAACTAAGCATGGTTCTATCACGTCTGTACAGGCGGTATACGTACCTGCGGATGACTTGACTGACCCGTCTCCAGCAACCACGTTTGCGCACTTGGATGCAACGGTTGTACTTAACCGTAACATCGCTGCAATGGGTCTATACCCAGCAATCGACCCACTAGATTCTACATCTCGTATGCTAGATCCATTGGTTGTTGGTCAAGAGCACTATGATGTTGCGCGTGGCGTTCAACAAACGCTTCAGCGTTACAAAGAGCTAAAAGACATCATCGCGATTCTAGGTATGGACGAGCTATCCGAAGACGATAAGCAAGTTGTATCTCGTGCACGTAAGATTGAGCGTTTCCTAACTCAGCCTTACCACGTAGCGGAAGTATTTACAGGTGACCCAGGCGTTTACGTACCTCTTAAAGAGACTCTACGTGGCTTTAAAGGTCTACTAGCTGGTGAATACGATGACATTCCAGAGCAAGCGTTCATGTACTGCGGTACGATCGACGATGCGATTGAGAATGCTAAGAAGCTATAA
- the atpG gene encoding F0F1 ATP synthase subunit gamma, translating to MAGAKEIRNKIGSVKSTQKITKAMEMVAASKMRRSQDAMQASRPYAETMRKVIGHLANANLEYRHPYLEEREAKRVGYIIVSTDRGLCGGLNINVFKKAVSDMQAWKEKGAEVELAVIGSKATGFFRHGGAKVAAQVSGLGDNPTLEDLIGSVGVMLKKYDEGELDRLYVVFNKFVNTMVQQPTIDQLLPLPKSDSEEMQREHSWDYIYEPEPKPLLDTLLVRYVESQVYQGVVENLACEQAARMIAMKAATDNATNLIEDLELVYNKARQAAITQELSEIVGGASAV from the coding sequence ATGGCCGGCGCAAAAGAGATACGTAATAAAATCGGTAGTGTTAAAAGCACGCAGAAAATTACGAAAGCGATGGAAATGGTAGCAGCTTCAAAGATGCGTCGTTCTCAAGACGCAATGCAAGCTTCTCGTCCATACGCTGAAACAATGCGTAAAGTGATCGGTCATTTGGCTAACGCAAATCTAGAGTACCGTCATCCGTACCTAGAAGAGCGTGAAGCTAAACGTGTTGGTTACATCATCGTTTCAACAGACCGTGGTCTGTGTGGCGGTTTGAACATTAACGTGTTCAAGAAAGCCGTTTCAGACATGCAAGCATGGAAAGAGAAAGGCGCTGAAGTTGAGCTAGCTGTGATTGGCTCAAAAGCAACGGGTTTCTTTAGACATGGTGGCGCAAAAGTTGCGGCACAGGTTTCAGGTTTGGGTGATAACCCAACTCTTGAAGACCTTATCGGTTCTGTTGGCGTAATGCTTAAGAAATACGATGAAGGTGAACTGGACCGTTTATACGTAGTGTTCAACAAATTTGTGAATACTATGGTTCAGCAACCAACGATCGATCAATTGCTTCCTTTGCCTAAATCGGACAGCGAAGAGATGCAGCGTGAGCATTCATGGGACTACATCTACGAACCTGAGCCAAAACCTCTATTAGATACGCTACTTGTGCGTTATGTAGAGTCTCAGGTATACCAAGGTGTGGTAGAGAATCTTGCTTGTGAGCAAGCGGCTCGAATGATTGCGATGAAGGCTGCAACGGACAACGCAACCAACTTGATTGAAGATTTAGAACTTGTGTACAACAAAGCTCGTCAGGCTGCGATCACACAAGAACTGTCAGAAATCGTTGGTGGTGCATCTGCGGTTTAA